Proteins encoded by one window of Sediminicoccus rosea:
- a CDS encoding GMC family oxidoreductase, with protein sequence MWDTIIVGGGSAGSVLAHRLSAQSHRKVLVCEAGPDTPPGEEPAEIKDSYPGTAYFDPRFHWTELKVHTQVIPHNRPEERPPLRKYEQARVLGGGSSINGQLANRGAPTDYDEWEQRGAAGWNWDAVLPFFKKVERDLDFDGPLHGKEGRIPVRRIPPEHWNNHAKAAAAAFKAAGFKFLPDQNGVFEDGYFPMTISNEGEQRASAAMGYLDRTTRARENLTISTETQVKSLIFEGNRCVGVVALVKGQEQEFRGREIILSSGAIHSPAHLLRAGIGPAAHLREMGIEVRQNLPGVGQGLMDHPSVSLSSYLRRGARVDERTRRHILVGLRYSSNLEGIPPGDMFAAAVSKSAWHAVGKQVASLLLWVNKTYSEAGQVRLASRDWNAEPVVEFNLLSDTRDLERLMTGFRMMAAIQMSGELGKVTTDHFPASYTDRVRKLGVINAKNRFLTNVISAVMDGPGFLRSRFIDRFVIEGYRFDEVMTDDAALEGFIRKAAIGVWHASCSCRMGAEDDPRAVVDNEGRVKGIEGLRVVDASIFPVVPCANTNFPTMMTAEKIAASMVG encoded by the coding sequence ATGTGGGACACGATCATTGTCGGCGGCGGTTCGGCCGGTTCGGTGCTGGCGCATCGCCTCTCGGCGCAGAGTCACCGGAAGGTCCTGGTCTGCGAGGCCGGCCCCGACACGCCCCCGGGCGAGGAGCCGGCCGAGATCAAGGACAGCTACCCCGGCACCGCCTATTTCGACCCGCGCTTCCACTGGACCGAGTTGAAGGTCCACACCCAGGTCATCCCCCACAACCGCCCGGAGGAACGCCCGCCGCTCCGCAAATATGAGCAGGCGCGGGTGCTGGGCGGTGGCTCCTCCATCAACGGCCAGCTCGCCAATCGCGGCGCCCCCACGGACTACGACGAATGGGAGCAGCGCGGTGCCGCCGGCTGGAACTGGGATGCCGTGCTGCCCTTCTTCAAGAAGGTCGAGCGCGACCTCGATTTCGATGGCCCGCTGCATGGCAAGGAAGGGCGCATCCCGGTGCGCCGCATCCCGCCCGAGCACTGGAACAACCACGCCAAGGCCGCCGCCGCCGCCTTCAAGGCCGCGGGCTTCAAGTTCCTGCCCGACCAGAACGGCGTCTTCGAGGACGGCTATTTCCCGATGACCATCTCGAACGAGGGCGAGCAGCGCGCCTCGGCGGCGATGGGCTATCTCGACCGCACGACCCGCGCGCGCGAGAACCTGACCATCTCGACCGAGACGCAGGTGAAGTCCCTCATCTTCGAGGGCAATCGCTGCGTCGGCGTCGTGGCCCTGGTCAAAGGCCAGGAGCAGGAATTCCGCGGGCGGGAGATCATCCTCTCCTCCGGCGCGATCCATTCGCCCGCGCATCTGCTGCGCGCCGGCATCGGCCCGGCGGCGCATCTGCGCGAGATGGGGATCGAGGTGCGGCAGAACCTGCCCGGCGTCGGCCAGGGACTGATGGACCACCCCTCCGTCTCGCTCTCCTCCTATCTGCGCCGCGGTGCGCGGGTGGATGAGCGAACGCGGCGGCACATCCTGGTGGGGCTGCGCTATTCCTCGAACCTCGAGGGCATCCCGCCGGGCGACATGTTCGCCGCCGCGGTCAGCAAATCGGCCTGGCATGCGGTGGGCAAGCAGGTGGCCTCGCTGCTGCTCTGGGTGAACAAGACCTATTCCGAGGCTGGCCAGGTGCGCCTCGCCTCGCGCGACTGGAACGCCGAGCCGGTGGTGGAGTTCAACCTCCTCTCCGACACGCGCGACCTCGAGCGCCTGATGACGGGCTTCCGCATGATGGCCGCGATCCAGATGAGCGGCGAGCTCGGCAAGGTGACGACGGACCACTTCCCGGCGAGCTACACGGACCGCGTCCGCAAGCTCGGCGTCATCAATGCCAAGAACCGCTTCCTGACGAACGTCATCAGCGCGGTGATGGACGGGCCGGGCTTCCTCCGCTCGCGCTTCATCGATCGCTTCGTGATCGAAGGCTACCGCTTCGACGAGGTGATGACCGATGACGCGGCGCTGGAGGGCTTCATCCGCAAGGCCGCGATCGGCGTCTGGCACGCCTCCTGCTCCTGCCGGATGGGGGCGGAGGATGATCCGCGCGCCGTCGTGGACAACGAGGGCCGCGTGAAGGGCATTGAGGGCCTGCGCGTGGTGGACGCTTCGATCTTCCCGGTGGTCCCCTGCGCCAACACGAACTTCCCGACGATGATGACGGCGGAGAAGATCGCGGCCAGCATGGTGGGTTGA
- a CDS encoding RidA family protein — MASRDTTPRIINPSCLPDPTPHGYSTAVVTPAAGRLAFISGLGGHDTDGGFPPDFGQQVNLAYAHLLAVLESLGAAPRQVVKLTLFVVGHDMPKLGPLTQAVRCAFGDAPPAQTLVPVPRLALDAMLFEVEAVVWLD, encoded by the coding sequence ATGGCATCCCGCGACACCACGCCCCGCATCATCAACCCGTCCTGCCTGCCCGACCCCACCCCGCATGGCTACAGCACCGCCGTGGTCACTCCCGCCGCGGGACGCCTCGCCTTCATCTCGGGGCTGGGCGGGCATGATACGGATGGCGGCTTCCCGCCCGATTTCGGGCAGCAGGTGAACCTCGCCTACGCCCATCTCCTCGCGGTGCTGGAGTCGCTGGGCGCCGCGCCGCGCCAGGTGGTGAAGCTCACGCTCTTCGTGGTGGGGCATGACATGCCGAAGCTCGGCCCGCTGACGCAGGCGGTGCGGTGCGCCTTCGGCGATGCCCCGCCGGCGCAGACCCTGGTGCCGGTGCCGAGGCTCGCGCTCGATGCCATGCTGTTCGAGGTCGAGGCCGTCGTCTGGCTCGACTGA
- a CDS encoding helix-turn-helix transcriptional regulator — translation MTPRLRHDAIVRLLRRQGSATVQELARAVGASRRTILRDIAALRDQGFVIHAEAGRGGGLQLDPQSVQTSPRLSVPEVFALLISVAAMRASGALPFSGLADAGLAKIERALPPEKVRDLRRFLDCLHVGRLSPRQDVSALGAMDAALLPAFERAFLERLRLRFRYRDAKGAVTTREVEPQAMLLLPPLWYLVAWDPARADFRHFRMDRISRPTLLEGPPFRRRHVPFEQDVCPFRDLPR, via the coding sequence ATGACGCCCCGCCTCAGACACGACGCCATCGTGCGGCTGCTGCGCCGCCAGGGCAGCGCCACCGTGCAGGAGCTGGCGCGCGCGGTCGGCGCCTCACGCCGCACCATCCTGCGCGACATCGCCGCCCTGCGTGACCAGGGCTTCGTCATCCATGCCGAGGCCGGGCGGGGGGGCGGGCTGCAGCTGGACCCGCAATCGGTGCAGACCAGCCCGCGGCTTTCCGTGCCGGAGGTCTTCGCCCTGCTCATCAGCGTCGCCGCCATGCGCGCGAGCGGCGCCTTGCCGTTCTCGGGCCTCGCCGATGCCGGCCTCGCCAAGATCGAGCGGGCCCTGCCGCCGGAGAAGGTGCGCGACCTGCGCCGCTTTCTCGATTGCCTCCATGTCGGGCGTCTCTCGCCGCGGCAGGATGTCTCAGCGCTGGGGGCGATGGATGCGGCGCTGCTTCCGGCCTTCGAACGCGCCTTTCTCGAACGGCTTCGCCTGCGCTTCCGTTACCGGGATGCCAAGGGGGCCGTCACGACGCGCGAGGTGGAGCCGCAGGCGATGCTGCTGCTCCCGCCGCTCTGGTATCTCGTCGCCTGGGATCCGGCGCGGGCGGATTTCCGCCATTTCCGGATGGATCGGATCAGCCGGCCGACCCTGCTGGAGGGCCCGCCCTTCCGGCGCCGGCACGTGCCCTTCGAGCAGGATGTCTGCCCCTTCCGGGACCTGCCGCGCTGA
- a CDS encoding glutathione S-transferase family protein encodes MLTIYGVYRSRASRNVWLALEAGMPFRHVPVIQAGRLADPLAPGAQINTRSPEFLKVNPNGRIPAMEDDGLVLAESLAINLYMAKKHGGPLAPANLREDAEMTAWSIWAMTEAEPHTIEILYNMVAKPPAERDAALAQASIEALRAPFAVLDAALAKTGFLVGGRFTVADINLAEVIRYAMPAKELFEAAPHVKAWLAACHARPAFKQMMADRDKEPA; translated from the coding sequence ATGCTCACCATCTACGGCGTCTATCGCTCGCGCGCCTCCCGCAACGTCTGGCTGGCGCTGGAGGCGGGGATGCCCTTCCGCCATGTGCCCGTGATCCAGGCCGGTCGCCTGGCCGACCCGCTGGCGCCCGGGGCCCAGATCAACACGCGCTCGCCGGAATTCCTCAAGGTGAACCCCAATGGCCGCATCCCGGCCATGGAGGATGACGGGCTGGTGCTCGCCGAGTCGCTCGCCATCAACCTCTACATGGCGAAGAAGCATGGCGGCCCGCTGGCACCGGCGAACCTGCGCGAGGATGCGGAGATGACCGCCTGGTCCATCTGGGCGATGACCGAGGCCGAGCCGCACACGATCGAGATCCTCTACAACATGGTGGCGAAGCCGCCGGCCGAGCGCGATGCGGCGCTGGCCCAGGCCTCCATCGAGGCGCTGCGCGCGCCCTTCGCCGTGCTGGACGCGGCGCTGGCCAAGACCGGCTTCCTGGTGGGCGGGCGTTTCACCGTGGCCGACATCAACCTGGCCGAAGTGATCCGCTACGCCATGCCGGCGAAAGAGCTGTTCGAGGCGGCGCCGCATGTGAAGGCCTGGCTCGCCGCCTGCCACGCGCGGCCCGCCTTCAAGCAGATGATGGCGGACCGGGACAAGGAACCGGCCTGA
- a CDS encoding metal ABC transporter solute-binding protein, Zn/Mn family, with translation MHRRALLAAPGLLLARPAAAQPRPVAVASFSILGDLLRDVAGERMELRVIAGPDVDAHHFQPRPSHAEAVRGARLVLRNGAGFDNWFNRLIASTGFSGVNVLATEGLTLRRAAPTPGHNHGSQDPHAWQDARLAIGYLRNIEAGLVRADAAGAAEYRGRAAAATARLEALDAWVRAEIARVPEARRVVITSHDAFAYFGAAYGVRFLAPQGVGLQSEPSAQQVANLIRQIRAQNITAVFMENMANPATLRRLAEEAGVTVRGRLYADALSAPDGPAATYEAMMRHNVTLMVAAMQG, from the coding sequence ATGCATCGCCGCGCCCTCCTCGCCGCCCCCGGCCTTCTGCTGGCCCGCCCCGCCGCGGCCCAGCCCCGCCCGGTCGCCGTCGCCTCCTTCTCCATCCTCGGGGACCTGCTGCGCGACGTGGCGGGCGAGCGCATGGAGTTGCGCGTCATCGCCGGCCCCGATGTGGACGCGCATCATTTCCAGCCCCGCCCCTCCCATGCCGAGGCGGTGCGCGGCGCGCGCCTCGTGCTGCGCAACGGCGCGGGCTTCGACAACTGGTTCAACCGCCTGATCGCCTCGACCGGCTTTTCCGGCGTGAACGTCCTGGCGACCGAGGGGCTCACGCTGCGCCGCGCGGCACCTACGCCCGGGCACAATCATGGCAGCCAGGACCCGCATGCCTGGCAGGATGCGCGCCTGGCCATCGGCTATCTCCGCAATATCGAGGCCGGGCTGGTCCGGGCGGATGCGGCGGGCGCGGCGGAATATCGCGGCCGCGCAGCCGCCGCCACCGCGCGGCTGGAGGCGCTGGACGCCTGGGTGCGCGCCGAGATCGCCCGCGTGCCGGAGGCGCGGCGCGTCGTCATCACGAGCCACGACGCCTTCGCCTATTTCGGCGCCGCCTATGGCGTGCGCTTCCTGGCGCCGCAGGGGGTGGGGCTGCAATCCGAGCCCTCGGCCCAGCAGGTGGCGAACCTGATCCGGCAGATCCGTGCGCAGAACATCACCGCGGTCTTCATGGAGAACATGGCCAACCCCGCCACGCTGCGCCGCCTGGCCGAGGAGGCGGGGGTGACGGTGCGCGGGCGGCTCTACGCCGATGCGCTCTCCGCGCCGGACGGCCCAGCCGCGACCTATGAGGCGATGATGCGCCACAATGTGACGCTGATGGTCGCGGCGATGCAGGGCTGA
- a CDS encoding class I SAM-dependent methyltransferase, with amino-acid sequence MNTPSQPRDLPTDLAERFDLWAAGIAYELGFWTHWAQTRGGGWPDEYAARMNPETPLVPWLADRARETGLTHLRVLDVGAGPVTSIGYVPPPGMTIEIVPTDPLADAYTRIFDAMGLKRPVPTVFAPAEELSAFLPEDSFDIVHCRNALDHSFDPIRGLTEMLRVVKMDGQIMLYHNPNEAEGEGYSGFHQYNFDVEDERFIIWRGAQRWDVQNELPVRTWMRARRRGHVSVLIQKRKPMPQERESRFRTRFAETSRALTNLLIRRSLG; translated from the coding sequence GTGAACACCCCGTCTCAGCCGCGCGACTTGCCGACCGACCTCGCGGAGCGCTTCGACCTCTGGGCGGCGGGAATCGCCTATGAGCTGGGCTTCTGGACGCATTGGGCGCAGACGCGGGGCGGCGGCTGGCCGGATGAATACGCCGCGCGCATGAACCCCGAGACGCCGCTGGTCCCCTGGCTGGCCGATCGCGCGCGGGAGACGGGGCTCACGCATCTGCGCGTGCTGGATGTGGGCGCGGGCCCGGTCACCTCGATCGGCTATGTGCCGCCGCCCGGCATGACCATCGAGATCGTGCCGACCGATCCGCTGGCCGATGCCTATACGCGTATCTTCGACGCGATGGGCCTGAAGCGGCCGGTGCCGACCGTCTTCGCCCCGGCGGAGGAGCTTTCGGCCTTCCTGCCGGAGGATTCCTTCGACATCGTCCATTGCCGCAACGCGCTGGACCATTCCTTCGACCCGATCCGCGGCCTGACGGAAATGCTGCGCGTCGTGAAGATGGACGGGCAGATCATGCTCTACCACAACCCGAACGAGGCGGAGGGCGAGGGCTATTCCGGCTTCCACCAGTATAATTTCGACGTGGAGGATGAGCGCTTCATCATCTGGCGCGGCGCGCAGCGCTGGGACGTGCAGAACGAGCTGCCGGTCCGCACCTGGATGCGGGCGCGCCGGCGCGGGCATGTCTCCGTCCTGATCCAGAAGCGCAAGCCCATGCCGCAGGAGCGCGAGAGCCGCTTCCGCACCCGCTTCGCCGAGACCTCGCGCGCGCTGACGAACCTGCTGATCCGCCGCAGCCTTGGCTGA
- the pip gene encoding prolyl aminopeptidase, with translation MPRGDLFPDIAPFETGLLPLGDGHVMYWEQVGNPRGQPVLFLHGGPGAGAGAVHRRFFDPTHWRLIIFDQRGAGRSRPLGELRANTTPHLVQDIETLRNFLGIEKWLLFGGSWGSTLALAYAQAHPQCVTGCVLRGVFLGRDEEVDWFLYGLRRIFPDAWAAFAEHIPEAERHDLLTAYLNRLTDPEPAVHLLAARAWSHYEGSCSTLLPSPETVASFAQDRTALGLARIEAHYFAHKLFLREGGLLAGMQDIAQIPAEIIQGRYDMVCPAETAFELAAHWPRARLTVVPDAGHSALEPGIRTALVSAVERFRRR, from the coding sequence ATGCCGCGCGGTGACCTTTTCCCCGATATCGCCCCCTTCGAGACCGGCCTCCTGCCGCTCGGCGACGGGCATGTGATGTATTGGGAGCAGGTCGGCAATCCGCGCGGGCAGCCGGTGCTCTTCCTGCATGGCGGGCCCGGGGCCGGGGCGGGGGCGGTGCATCGCCGCTTCTTCGACCCCACCCATTGGCGCCTCATCATCTTCGACCAGCGCGGCGCCGGCCGCTCCCGCCCCTTGGGCGAATTGCGCGCCAACACCACGCCGCACCTGGTGCAGGACATCGAGACGCTCCGGAACTTCCTCGGCATCGAGAAATGGCTGCTTTTCGGTGGCTCCTGGGGCTCCACGCTGGCCCTGGCCTATGCCCAGGCGCATCCGCAATGCGTGACGGGCTGCGTGCTGCGCGGCGTCTTCCTCGGCCGCGACGAGGAGGTGGACTGGTTCCTCTACGGCCTGCGCCGGATCTTCCCCGATGCCTGGGCCGCCTTCGCCGAGCACATCCCCGAGGCCGAGCGGCATGACCTGCTGACCGCCTATCTCAACCGCCTGACCGACCCGGAGCCGGCGGTCCACCTCCTCGCGGCCCGGGCCTGGAGCCATTACGAGGGCAGTTGCTCCACCCTGCTGCCCAGCCCGGAGACGGTGGCCTCCTTCGCGCAGGACCGCACGGCGCTGGGCCTCGCGCGGATCGAGGCGCATTATTTCGCGCACAAGCTCTTCCTGCGGGAGGGTGGGCTTCTCGCCGGCATGCAGGACATCGCGCAGATCCCGGCCGAGATCATCCAGGGCCGCTACGACATGGTCTGCCCGGCGGAGACCGCCTTCGAACTCGCGGCGCATTGGCCGCGCGCGCGGCTGACGGTGGTGCCCGATGCCGGGCATTCGGCGCTGGAGCCGGGCATCCGCACCGCGCTGGTGAGTGCCGTGGAGCGCTTCCGCCGCCGCTGA
- the tuf gene encoding elongation factor Tu codes for MAKAKFERNKPHCNIGTIGHVDHGKTSLTAAITKVLAKSGGASFTAYDQIDKAPEERARGITISTAHVEYETANRHYAHVDCPGHADYVKNMITGAAQMDGAILVCSAADGPMPQTREHILLARQVGVPALVVFLNKMDLADPDLVELVEMELRELLSSYQFPGDDIPIIKGSAVAALEDKTPEIGEQAILKLMEAVDSYIPQPERAIDRPFLMPVEDVFSISGRGTVVTGRVERGIVKVGDEVEIIGLKDTVKTTVTGVEMFRKLLDSGEAGDNIGALLRGTKREDVERGQVLAKPGSITPHTQFKAEAYILTKEEGGRHTPFFTNYRPQFYFRTTDVTGIVKLPEGVEMVMPGDNVSMDVELIAPIAMDEGLRFAIREGGRTVGAGVVASIAK; via the coding sequence ATGGCCAAGGCGAAGTTTGAGCGGAACAAGCCGCACTGCAACATTGGGACGATCGGCCATGTGGACCATGGCAAGACGTCTCTGACGGCGGCGATCACGAAGGTGCTGGCGAAGTCTGGTGGTGCGTCGTTCACGGCGTATGACCAGATTGACAAGGCGCCTGAGGAGCGGGCTCGAGGCATCACGATCTCGACGGCGCATGTCGAGTACGAGACGGCGAACCGTCACTACGCGCATGTGGATTGCCCTGGCCACGCGGACTACGTGAAGAACATGATCACGGGTGCGGCGCAGATGGACGGCGCGATCCTGGTTTGCTCGGCCGCTGACGGCCCGATGCCGCAGACGCGCGAGCACATCCTGCTGGCGCGCCAGGTGGGCGTGCCGGCGCTGGTGGTGTTCCTGAACAAGATGGACCTGGCGGACCCCGACCTGGTCGAGCTGGTGGAGATGGAGCTGCGCGAGCTGCTGTCCTCCTACCAGTTCCCGGGCGACGACATCCCCATCATCAAGGGCTCGGCGGTGGCCGCGCTCGAGGACAAGACGCCTGAGATCGGCGAGCAGGCGATCCTGAAGCTGATGGAAGCGGTGGACAGCTACATTCCGCAGCCGGAGCGCGCGATTGACCGTCCGTTCCTGATGCCGGTCGAGGACGTGTTCTCGATCTCGGGTCGCGGCACGGTGGTGACGGGCCGCGTGGAGCGCGGGATCGTGAAGGTGGGTGACGAAGTCGAGATCATCGGTCTGAAGGACACGGTGAAGACGACGGTGACGGGCGTCGAGATGTTCCGCAAGCTGCTGGACAGCGGCGAGGCGGGCGACAACATCGGCGCGCTGCTGCGTGGCACGAAGCGCGAGGATGTGGAGCGCGGCCAGGTTCTGGCCAAGCCCGGCTCGATCACGCCGCACACGCAGTTCAAGGCCGAGGCGTACATCCTGACGAAGGAAGAGGGCGGCCGCCACACGCCGTTCTTCACGAACTACCGTCCGCAGTTCTACTTCCGCACGACGGACGTGACGGGCATCGTGAAGCTGCCGGAAGGCGTTGAGATGGTGATGCCGGGCGACAACGTCTCGATGGATGTCGAGCTGATCGCGCCGATCGCGATGGATGAGGGCCTGCGCTTCGCGATCCGCGAGGGCGGCCGCACCGTCGGCGCCGGCGTCGTCGCCAGCATCGCGAAGTAA
- the secE gene encoding preprotein translocase subunit SecE → MAKIDPVQFSREVRQEVAKVTWPSRRETLITTGLVLALSSLAAVFFLVVDQIIQFAMSWIFGF, encoded by the coding sequence TTGGCCAAGATCGATCCCGTTCAGTTCTCCCGGGAAGTGCGTCAGGAAGTCGCGAAGGTCACCTGGCCGTCGCGGCGGGAGACGTTGATCACGACCGGCCTCGTCCTGGCCCTGTCCTCGCTCGCGGCGGTGTTCTTCCTGGTGGTGGACCAGATCATCCAGTTCGCGATGAGCTGGATCTTCGGGTTCTGA
- the nusG gene encoding transcription termination/antitermination protein NusG, with product MADKRWYVVHVYSGFEKKIAEQIRAQAAQSGLADRIEDILVPTEQVVEVRRGQKVDTERKFFPGYVLVKMEMTDDTWHLVRDTPKVTGFLGARNKPQPITEAEAMRIVNAMVEGAEKPRRPAVLFEVGEQVRVSDGPFTSFNGTVEEVDEEKGRLKVSVSIFGRSTPVELEYGQVEKL from the coding sequence ATGGCCGATAAGCGTTGGTATGTCGTGCATGTCTATTCGGGCTTCGAGAAGAAGATCGCCGAGCAGATTCGCGCGCAGGCCGCCCAATCGGGTCTCGCCGACCGGATCGAGGACATCCTGGTCCCCACCGAGCAGGTGGTCGAGGTGCGTCGCGGCCAGAAGGTGGACACCGAGCGCAAGTTCTTCCCCGGCTATGTGCTGGTGAAGATGGAAATGACCGACGACACCTGGCACCTGGTGCGCGACACGCCCAAGGTCACGGGTTTCCTCGGCGCGCGCAACAAGCCGCAGCCCATCACCGAGGCCGAGGCGATGCGCATCGTCAACGCCATGGTCGAGGGCGCCGAGAAGCCGCGCCGCCCCGCTGTCCTCTTCGAGGTGGGCGAGCAGGTGCGCGTCTCGGACGGCCCCTTCACCAGCTTCAACGGCACGGTCGAGGAAGTGGACGAGGAGAAGGGCCGCCTGAAGGTCAGCGTCTCCATCTTCGGCCGCTCCACGCCGGTCGAACTCGAATACGGCCAGGTCGAGAAGCTCTGA
- a CDS encoding manganese catalase family protein — MFSHSKTLMTPVEVTSPDPVFAQYMLEQFGGATGELKAALQYWVQSFHVEDAGIRDMLQDIAVEEFSHLEVVGAIIQQHSSGAVEEKAWRSTLFAVRGMGPHLLDSCGNAWTAAYVDEGGNVVRDLRANIGAEAGARQTYEALMKMAPDEGTLRALHFLYTREITHTQMFMTALDRLGKLDVPLFGTVPPDETVDIYFNMSKLGGKDAEEPGPALVGAGMRITGDPESLITLGEPPPFTNPDDEKPQGAAAASPGRRAKSR; from the coding sequence ATGTTCAGCCACAGCAAGACCCTGATGACGCCGGTCGAGGTCACCAGCCCCGATCCGGTCTTCGCGCAGTACATGCTCGAGCAGTTCGGCGGCGCCACCGGCGAATTGAAGGCCGCGCTGCAATACTGGGTGCAGTCCTTCCATGTGGAGGATGCCGGCATCCGCGACATGCTGCAGGACATCGCCGTCGAGGAGTTCAGCCACCTGGAGGTGGTGGGCGCCATCATCCAGCAGCATTCCTCCGGCGCGGTGGAGGAGAAGGCCTGGCGCTCCACCCTCTTCGCCGTGCGCGGCATGGGGCCGCATCTGCTGGATTCCTGCGGCAATGCCTGGACCGCGGCCTATGTGGATGAGGGCGGCAATGTCGTCCGCGACCTGCGCGCCAATATCGGGGCCGAGGCCGGCGCCCGGCAGACCTACGAGGCGCTGATGAAGATGGCGCCGGACGAGGGCACGCTGCGCGCCCTGCACTTCCTCTACACGCGCGAGATCACCCACACGCAGATGTTCATGACGGCGCTGGACCGCCTGGGCAAGCTGGACGTCCCCCTCTTCGGCACGGTCCCGCCGGACGAGACGGTGGACATCTACTTCAACATGTCGAAGCTGGGCGGGAAGGATGCGGAGGAGCCGGGCCCGGCCCTGGTCGGCGCGGGCATGCGCATCACGGGCGACCCCGAGAGCCTGATCACGCTGGGCGAGCCGCCGCCCTTCACAAATCCGGATGACGAGAAGCCGCAGGGAGCGGCGGCAGCCAGCCCCGGGCGCCGCGCCAAGTCGCGCTGA
- a CDS encoding DMT family transporter → MSSPAPTRILLGILFMLTAGLLFPVMGGFAKLLGQDYSSLQISWARAFGHILFLSALFMPRMGLSLFRTRRPGLQLFRSAMLFTSNLNFFYAISFIPLAKAAAISLAAPLIVAVLAWPMLGERTTRGRVIALLIGFLGVLVVIRPGTALFHWASVFVLISATAYGLYQILTRRIAGIDPPETSALYSAFVGGFGMFLVLPFVWIAPASLLDVGLFCGVAMLGALGHYCVARAFGYAPANVLSPFQYFQLLGSVAVGWLLFSEFPDAVTWVGAAIIVGAGLYIGWSQTRRA, encoded by the coding sequence GTGTCATCCCCCGCGCCCACGCGAATCCTGCTCGGCATCCTCTTCATGCTGACGGCCGGCCTGCTCTTCCCCGTGATGGGCGGCTTCGCGAAGCTGCTGGGGCAGGATTATTCCTCGCTGCAGATCAGCTGGGCGCGCGCCTTCGGGCACATCCTCTTCCTCTCGGCGCTCTTCATGCCGCGCATGGGCCTCTCGCTGTTCCGCACGCGGCGGCCGGGGCTGCAGCTCTTCCGCTCGGCCATGCTGTTCACCTCGAACCTGAATTTCTTCTACGCCATCAGCTTCATCCCGCTGGCCAAGGCCGCCGCCATCAGCCTGGCCGCGCCGCTGATCGTGGCGGTGCTCGCCTGGCCCATGCTGGGCGAGCGCACCACGCGCGGGCGGGTGATCGCGCTGCTGATCGGCTTCCTGGGCGTGCTGGTGGTGATCCGCCCCGGCACGGCGCTGTTCCACTGGGCCTCGGTCTTCGTGCTGATCAGCGCGACCGCCTACGGCCTCTATCAGATCCTGACGCGCCGCATCGCGGGCATCGACCCGCCCGAGACCTCGGCCCTCTACTCCGCCTTCGTCGGCGGCTTCGGCATGTTCCTGGTGCTGCCCTTCGTCTGGATCGCCCCGGCCTCGCTGCTCGATGTCGGGCTGTTCTGCGGCGTGGCCATGCTGGGGGCGCTCGGCCATTACTGCGTGGCCCGCGCCTTCGGCTATGCGCCGGCCAATGTCCTCTCGCCCTTCCAGTATTTCCAGCTGCTCGGCTCGGTGGCGGTGGGCTGGCTGCTCTTCAGCGAATTCCCCGATGCGGTGACCTGGGTGGGTGCCGCCATCATCGTGGGCGCCGGGCTCTATATCGGCTGGAGCCAGACGCGGCGGGCCTGA
- a CDS encoding substrate-binding periplasmic protein, whose product MRRRALIGSPLLLAAPAVQARGLIELVTTEQRPYAMAEGPEPGFVLTLVAEIFRMVGLQVVFRFLPAPEAEARAAARPGTAIAPLARTPAREARFLWAVALFDDPSGFATLQFPPPGTLEAARALPRIAVVQDTPQEVFLRREGLSNLAPFPRPAQALAALRERDVSAWFGALAPMRAQLGPQGRFGGALLSEPAWLALHPASKDLLLDALREAHAALEADGSLAQLLRPALHLPLHPPLGTG is encoded by the coding sequence ATGCGTCGCCGCGCGCTGATCGGCTCGCCCCTTCTTCTCGCCGCGCCGGCGGTGCAGGCGCGCGGCCTGATCGAGCTGGTGACCACGGAGCAGCGCCCCTATGCCATGGCCGAGGGGCCGGAGCCCGGCTTCGTCCTCACCCTGGTGGCCGAGATCTTCCGGATGGTGGGGCTGCAGGTGGTCTTTCGCTTCCTCCCCGCGCCGGAGGCCGAGGCGCGGGCGGCCGCCAGGCCCGGGACCGCCATCGCGCCCCTGGCCCGGACCCCGGCGCGGGAGGCGCGCTTCCTCTGGGCCGTCGCGCTGTTCGACGACCCCTCCGGCTTCGCCACCCTGCAATTCCCGCCGCCCGGAACGCTGGAGGCGGCCCGGGCGCTGCCCCGCATCGCGGTGGTTCAGGACACGCCGCAGGAGGTGTTCCTGCGGCGCGAAGGGCTGTCGAACCTCGCTCCCTTTCCCCGGCCGGCGCAGGCGCTGGCGGCGCTGCGCGAGCGCGACGTCTCGGCCTGGTTCGGCGCGCTGGCGCCGATGCGCGCGCAGTTGGGGCCGCAGGGGCGGTTTGGCGGCGCCCTCCTGTCGGAGCCGGCCTGGCTCGCGCTGCACCCGGCCAGCAAGGACCTGCTGCTGGATGCGCTGCGTGAGGCGCATGCGGCGCTGGAGGCGGATGGCAGCCTGGCGCAGCTGCTGCGCCCCGCCCTGCACCTCCCCCTCCACCCGCCCTTGGGCACCGGCTGA